Part of the Salvelinus fontinalis isolate EN_2023a chromosome 1, ASM2944872v1, whole genome shotgun sequence genome is shown below.
TGCGACGGTCTATGGCGCGTAAAGTGAACGGTCAAAAGCGGCGAGGGAGGAGCGCCACAGTTTCAATCCCAGAGGCGCAACATTGCgagacttccgggaacgcttgTGAAACAATCCAAACAGACCATGTTTGCTTTTAAGCCTTGGACAAATCAATGAGAGAAAAAATATTCCTTTGTTAATTTTCTCAAAATCTAAAGGCACGACCTAGATTCAAGCCAATGTCTTAAATAGTTGAACATGTTACTACTCGAGTCTCGTGAAAGTGATAAACTTACACGTTTTCATTTTTTGTTTAAAACAACATTTTATGAAAGAGTGCCTCTGAGTTAGTTGGATGGCTTGCACATGCGCACTTTGGCTTGAGACCGCTGTTAAACGTGTAGATGACCTACGCAAGAGTTCAGTTTGACAACGTCCGCTACAAGTGtgattggagaagcagttttagcCTATCTTCATACTATACTGTCTTTGGGAGCTCCCGTTTCAAATGGAACAGTAATTTGCCCTGCTCAGTCATGTGGTCAACACGACAGCATGGTGCACTGTCCGGGAAGATAGGTCTCCTTTCCATAAAATGTGTTAGAATTTTCGAACTAGTTTCACTGGGAAGGCAGTCAAAGCGTTTTTTTTATCAAAAGCAATACATTTTGCACCTGAAAAGACATAATCCTTCTCATTACTCCACGTGCTTAATTACGTACATTTGTTATGGATTTATTTCGCCTTCACTTTGAACGGGGCACCTGACTCACGCCCGGGATGCATCTCGGTTCCAAAACGAATACAATCAACTTCACCCGGTGCCAGACACGCCTAACCGGCCACCCGCGAAACACTAATCGAATCCCCTCATTGCACCATCCAATCAGTCAAGACTTACCCCGGAAGGAAGCAACACCCCACCCACCGTGTGTTGTTGCTGTAAAATGAAATGAATTGAAACTTCTCTAAAAATTGTAAATTTCACTATCATCAAGCCGATTTGTTACATTGTTTCCGGTGTGTATCATTTTCAGGAATTTCGTTGAAGAGTCTAAGGTAAGACATAAATTAATAGGTATGAATGCACATTATTTAATTCAAAGTATCATATAGGCGAGATTATGATTGATCGTAACGTTAAATAGTCTACCATACGGTACTTGGATACTTTGGGGTAAGGTTGTCTTTTAAGGCTTTGGCACAACAACACAAAATGATACTACCCGCTGGGGATGTAGGTTTAATATTAATTATAAGGTATGATAACATATGAATGCAATGCCGGATGTTTGAACCGGGAAATAGTTAGAGATGAGGGAATGTGGAAGCAGATCTGAAATACAAAAAGCCATACTCCTGACATCTCCCTGTTTCCTTGAAGTAACCACTGACCTATCATAGAATTTCAAGTGTAAGCAACGGTTCTTCTATATTACCTTTGCCTATTCTTCCTGTATACAACTGTATTGTCTGTCAGATGGGGTATATGCGGGTAGAGGAGCACAATTCCAACATGTTACATCTGAAAAGGTCACCTGGCATCCGCTCCTGGTCGCTGCTTgtaggtagggtgtgtgtgtgtgtgtgtgtgtgcgcacattctgtgtaaatatttatttatttgaatgcAATGTAATAAAATTAATTGACCCAGCACTTGGTAATTTTTCTGATTACAGGTATTGCGTCCATTGGCCTGGCTGCTGCGTACTACACTTCAGGTATAACCCAATTTACAGGCATCACCATACTACAGCTCAGATATAACCCAATTTACAGGCATCACCATACTACAGCTCAGATATAACCCAATTTACAGTGTCAGCCTGTCACTGCTTTAGTTGAATACAGAAACAGTCTGGTACCTAGGCCAGTCATCATTGACATAATTAAGACAGATTTCCTGCCTGTCTCTGATCCCTCTGTTTTCTTGTCTTTCCAGACAGTATTTTGTGGAAGATGTTCTACGTGACGGGCTGTCTGTTCGTGGCCATGCAGAACATGGAGGAGTGGGAGGAGGCAGTGTTTGATAAAACCAAGAATGTGATAGAGCTGAAGACCTTCAGTCTGTACACTCTGATTCTCACCATGTGGAGGAGAGGCCAGGAGAAAGGTGAGGAACATCATCACGTAATGTGTCCTGTACTATCACTCCCCTTTAACAATAAGGGTAGGATGATGGGATGAGTGTTCAGATCCGGTAAACCCAGAGGTCTTCAACCCTGGTAGGATGATGGGATGAGTGTTCAGATCCGGTAAACCCAGAGGACTTCAGCCCTGGTAGGATGATGGGATGAGTGTTCAGATCCGGTAAACCCAGAGGACTTCAGCCCTGGTCTTGGAGAGCTACAGGAATTTTGCTCCACaaactcaccctctctcttcctgtctccctcccatCCACCTCCTCCCGTCTccctcccatccccatccccctcCACCCATCCACTCCCACTCCTCCCGTCTCCCTCCCATCCACCTCCTCCCGTCTccctcccatccccatccccctcCACCCATCCACTCCCACTCCTCCCGTCTCCCTCCCATCCACCTCCTCCCGTCTccctcccatccccatccccctcCACCCATCCACTCCCACTCCTCCCGTCTCCCTCCCATCCACCTCCTCCCGTCTccctcccatccccatccccctcCACCCATCCACTCCCACTCCTCCCGTCTCCCTCCCATCCAcctcctcccatctccctcccATCCCCCTCCACCCATCCACTCCCACTCCTCCCGTCTCCCTCCCATCCCATCTTCCCAATCTCcatcccctgcctctctctccttcccatcccatcccctcatccTGTCTCTGTCTTTCAGTGGTGCTGGACATGAGGCACCTGCGTGCCGTGTGTGTTCAGGAGGAGAAGGTGCGCTACCTGGGAAAGGGTTACGTGCTGGTGCTGCGGCTGACAACAGGTTTCTCCTACCCCCTCACACAGAGCGCCACCATGGGGGGACGCAGGTACGACTGGGTTCTGGAGGGGGAAGAGATAGGGTCTTGTAATAGACCTAACATGGAAGATGTTGTTTTAAAGGATTAAAACACAGGTTTCCCAGGATAGGAGAATATTGTAGAATATCCAAAGAATGGTATGGAGCAGAAGTGTAATTAGCCATGCTGTCTATTCTTGATCACAAACTAGTTGTTTGATCATTTCATTTCTCCCTCTTTGTCAGTGATGTGGAGGCACTGGCTTCGTTGCTCAAGCGTTTCCTGGGTCTGGAGGAGCTCCAGTGTCGCTGGgagctggaggaagaggaggaagaagaggaagaggaggaagatgacctGGACCCCAGCACTGACTCAGAAGAAGAGGGGGACTTTGAACCCCCAGTGCAGTAGtgatgaggagaggaaaccacTGTAGACTTgaaatgcacacaaacatattttACAGAATTTTGTAGTATTATCCCTGATACTGTAAATGTCCTTAAATACTCTCGAGTGGTCGTTTTCCACCGAAAATTTCAACTAAATCATAGTTTGGTGTCTGGCCTGTTCTTAAAAAAACAATGATCATTACTGTATAGTATCTGCATTACACACCTATCCTTATAGTTACAGTGCCTTTTATTTAAATGTAATCAGTATTTGTGTGGAAAAACTCATTCAAACATGCCAACAGGATAGGCAACACATTGGTGTGTTTGAGACCACCCAAGTGCATGACTCTGCTCACTACAACCATCCATCTGAATGCATGTGACCGTAAACTATAATCAAGCATGAAGGATTTCCAGGGATCAGTTAAGAATATTTATGAACGTTAATACTTGCATGTTCATGTGTCTGTCAGCATTCATAGGTCTTATTGCCAGGGCCGAACAGAATCCGGGAAGGCAAAACCTTTAAAAACCTCTTGAAAGGACTTAATCTAACATGGTTTAATATTCATAGAGAACGCTACAGATTGTCTCAGGTAACATTCCTGTCCATTGACTGTAATGTGTTAGCAATAATGTGTATATTTGACAGGAATGCTGTATTACATTGCATCTGGACAGTATTAACTACTGTGTCTGTTAATGAGAGGAAGGTGAGTGACGACGCCTTGTGTTGCTTGAAAGAAAGACGATGAATGAGAGATTTGTAagtttaaacatttttttatgtATCCAGTTTCTGCTGGATGTCTGCAGGTACTGATTTACCttcttttttaaaaatgttcatACATTTATTTGTGCATTTTTTTTGGTAAAAAAAATTAAAGGGAATTAAAGTAGCTTTTTGATAATCATGAAATAATTTTTGTTCTATAAATGATTCACAGGTCAACCATGGAAAAAGCCTTTATCTGTTATCAAGCTTGCTACTAACACATTTGAAAGTTGATACCAGGGCTAGCTATGAACTCGCCCCCCGGCTACAATCCACGAGCGACTTGCAGCAGACACACATATCAATGTAAACAGATTGAGGTGCTggacaactgccttgttcaggggcagaatgacaggtttttaccttgtcagctctgggatttgatcttgcaacctttcggtttctagtccaacgctctaaccactaggctctctGCTAGTAGGGATGGTGGCAGCCCCGGCTGCGGTGGGGACCCTCTCCTGGCTCTACCTGGCCTTATGTCACAGAGACCCTGGTCAGACATACTGAGGTGGTTGCTCAGCCCAGAGTCTACACTGTAGAGTGTTCTGAGGACTATGAGAACTACAAACGCTACCCAGGTGGGTATAGAACAATAGTTTTGTATTGAAGCCACAATCTGTAAATAATGCATGCCATATAAAGAGTTGAGTTAGATGCGTTAGTGCAAGGCTAGAATAAAATCTGTAATACTCTATGAATGGTCTATGGTCATTTAAATATGCAAAATTCATGGATTCATTTACCTGATGCCTTTCAGGAATGTTTTCAATTGCATTTTCTTTTTTGTAATTGAAAACCTTTATaaaactgctctcttgaggtcatgccacagcatctcgatcgggttgaggtcagcactctgactgggccactccagaatgtgtattttcttctgttgaagccatgggtcgttgtcatgttgcatcaaccaacttctgttgagcttcaattggcggaacGATAGCCTAACATTAGCCttaaaaatgtcttgataaacttgggaataccATTTTTCGGCGATAATAGCAAGCTGCCTAGTCCCTGAGGCAGTATAGCAGCCCCATAACCATGacactccctccaccatactttatagttgggatgaggttttgatgttggtgtgctgtgccattaattttctccacacatagtgttctttccaaacaactcaactttagttaaTCTGTCCAcataatattttgccagtagcgctgtggaacatccaggtgcacttttgcaaacttgagatgtgcagcaatgttttttttggacagcagtggcttcttccgtggtgtcctcccatgaacaccattcttgtttagtgttttacgtatcgaagactcgtcaacagagatgttagcatgttccagagatttctgtaagtctttctttagctgacactaggattcttccTGACCTAATcgttgagcattctgcgctgtgctcttgcagtcatctttgcaggatggcaactcctagagagagtagcaacagtgctgacctttctccatttatagacaatttgtcttactgttgactgatgaacatcaaggcttttagagatacttttgtaaccctttccagctttatgcaagtcaacaattcttaatcttaggtcttctgagatctcttttgtttgatgCATGGTTCagatcaggcaatgcttcttgtgaatagcaaactcatatTTTGTGGGTGTTTTTTATAGGGAAAGGCAGCTCTaatcaacatctccaatctcgtctcattgattggactccaggttagctgactcatgactccaattagcttttggagaagtcattagcctaggggttcacatacttttcccaatcTACCCTGTGAATGTTTATATTATATATTCAATACAGACACaaaaatacaataatgtgtgtgttattagtttaaccaCGCTGTGTTTGTCTATAGTTGTAAcgtagatgaagatcagatcaaatttgataaccaatttatgcagaaatccaggtaattccaaagggttcacatgctctttcttgccactgtaactGCTCTGCCATTCCTTTGCATTGGcttccctctagtggtgattTGAACAAAGATGAACAGGCAGGCGGAAGTTTCTACTGGGATGTTGCAGCTGATGTAAGATACTCCTTTCCCCCCAGGATGCACACCTCATACGTGTGGCCGAGCCATCACAGACAACTCGGTGACCACGGAGGAGGCCATGGCCCTCAGTTCAGAATCCCTCACCTCCTATCTCTTTCTCCACACCccactctcaccccccccccgccctctctctctctctctctctctctctctctctctctctttctctatcactTATCTATCTACTTTAGGTTGGCAGAGAGGGGGCCTGTTCAGATGGAGGGGTGAGTATCTACTTTTAGTAAGAAATATTTGATCTTAAACAGGACCAGGGAAGAGCTAGGATGAAGACCGTTGCTCAGACTCCAGTTGTATctttcctccatctccactagagGTCAGGGTTGTTCAACTATAGTTCTATGATCACAATATCCAAAGTTGAGTTCCGATGGGCTGATGTAGTTCCTGTGTAATACTATCGTTCCTGGCTGCTTAGTTGaccctctccgtcctctctcccctccaccctaTGTAGACCTGTTGTTCATGGCCTGTTAAGATACTGTTGTGAGGGAAAGCAGCAgggcacatttaaaaaaatatatatattatttactggtaagtgagagagagagcagcgtgTCCTTGGGTAGCTGACAAACAACAATAAAGAACCATGATTTATTTACtggttagtgagagagagagcagcgtaTCCCTGGGTAGCTGACGGAACACTAATAAAGAACCATGATTTATTTACTggttagtgagagagagcagcgTATCCCTGGGTAGCTGACAAAATAACAAGtaaaggacagagaggtagactgAAATAAGTCCTAATAGTTTGCTTGTTTTCTTATTCTCTTTTTTGGCCTCGCCAGGCTTCCATCCTGGACCTGCACTCTGGGGCTCTGTCGATGGGGAAGCAGTTTGTCAACATCTAcaggtctctcgctctctctctcccctaactAACCTAACCATTAATGATGTCACTCACTCCGTCTGGCTTCCATAACAGTGGCATCTCCTGCATAGCAATCTGCCTGCTTCTTTATCCTGCTCTGTTTGGATAGCTTCTCTGTCATGGCATCTTGGGTAATTGTGCACTGTGCTGTCTGTGTTGCTGGATGGTAATAGATGCTAATATCCCTGTTCTGTTCTCCCTGGCTGGCTGGTGGTTGGTGGCGGCTGGTGACAGGCACTTTGGGGAGCAGATAATGGATGTATTCTCTGAAAAGGACTTCTGACTctacaggttggtgtgtgtgtgtagttcggTTTCCATTCAATTTGCAATAGATTTGAATGAGAATATTCAAAAATATGCATAAAACACAAAATGCTAATTTTCCAACCAGatatgtgtttccatcaaattgacttgttgctaATAAAAGTCTGTGTGTCTtgatgtagtgcacataaaatTACTTTTACGGTTAAATTTACtgaatataaataaaaaataaaaaaaagtttagATGGAAATTAGTTTCCTTCGCATTtcaattgtttgtgtgtgtctgtgaatacAATTTACAggcccaggttactgttcaacaCATTTATAAGAAGCCCTGTATAAATACAATTTTCTTTAATAGATAGACTGACTGTTTCATTGGTTGATTTGATTTGGGGATTGATTGACTACTTCCACCCTCCAGGGAGGTGTGTGGTCTTATCCAGGCAGAGACGTTTGACCTGGACCCTTCTCTTCTGTACCTCACCAAGCCCACCTTCTTCTCACACATCAACAGCACACTGGCCAAGACACAGCATGACGAGCACTGGCACCCTCACATAGACAAGGTAAGATAATATTATAGAAGGTAAGGTTTTATacatatcatacacacacacacacttttctgtGTTATCCTGTGTCATGAATTACCTTTACGTTTTGAAGTCAAGAAGGATTCAAGCCTCATAGCATCCCACAATGCAATGAAGGCCCCTATTTCTATTTCAAACAATAGCTGACACTCTGGCTGTAGCCTGACTCTTCTAAACCAAAGGCAACACTTCCTCCTAGCTGTGTTTAAATATCCCCTTTAATATTTATCAAACAGATTTGATATTCATGTAAATAAGCTGAAACTGTTTTGTACAGTAGTTCTTGTACAGTAGTTCAGTATCAATGACTTTGTAAATCGTATGGAATGAACACTAAAACATATGAAATGTGATGAGGGGAAGAGTAAAACTTCTCATTCGTTTAGGGTTTTTTCACACCATAAAGTGATTTTAAATATGGTCTTGACGGTAGGTTCATAGGTCATCCTAAGTTCAGTATTTTCTGTCTCATCTCATTACTGTTTAGCCAGCAGGGCAATAGAACGAAGCGATCATGTCACACCAGATTCCTCCCATTCGCTTTTCCTGTCTCGACTGTGGACCTCAGCAAAGCAAACTTTGAAATTCATTGGGTTATTCAATTTATAGGACTGTTAGCGCTTTTTATCCACGTTGAACACTACAGAAAACGGCCCCCGAAGGA
Proteins encoded:
- the LOC129818251 gene encoding cytochrome b-245 chaperone 1 homolog; this translates as MGYMRVEEHNSNMLHLKRSPGIRSWSLLVGIASIGLAAAYYTSDSILWKMFYVTGCLFVAMQNMEEWEEAVFDKTKNVIELKTFSLYTLILTMWRRGQEKVVLDMRHLRAVCVQEEKVRYLGKGYVLVLRLTTGFSYPLTQSATMGGRSDVEALASLLKRFLGLEELQCRWELEEEEEEEEEEEDDLDPSTDSEEEGDFEPPVQ